In a genomic window of Micromonospora cremea:
- a CDS encoding ABC transporter ATP-binding protein yields MHAADEATVSLPVLPERIPTVVVDDAHIIYRVHKGAAGGTTPVAALRRLVKRTSAPNVREVHAVKGVSFTAYRGEAIGLIGSNGSGKSTLLRAIAGLLPVNRGAIHTQGQPSLLGVNAALLNDLSGERNVTLGCLAMGMHPDEVAQQAAGIIDFSGINERGDFASLPMRTYSSGMAARLRFSIAAAKKHDVLLIDEALATGDKGFRKRSEQRVRELREGAGTVFLVSHQLSSVRDTCERTIWLESGVLRMDGPTNEVIRAYEAYANSK; encoded by the coding sequence TCATCTACCGGGTGCACAAGGGTGCCGCCGGCGGCACCACGCCGGTGGCCGCGCTGCGCCGGCTGGTCAAGCGCACATCCGCGCCGAACGTGCGGGAGGTGCACGCGGTGAAGGGTGTCTCGTTCACCGCGTACCGGGGCGAGGCGATCGGGCTGATCGGCAGCAACGGCTCCGGCAAGTCCACCCTGCTGCGGGCCATCGCCGGCCTGCTGCCGGTCAACCGGGGCGCGATCCACACCCAGGGGCAGCCCTCGCTGCTGGGCGTGAACGCGGCCCTGCTCAACGACCTCTCGGGCGAGCGCAACGTCACCCTCGGTTGCCTGGCCATGGGGATGCATCCCGACGAGGTGGCCCAGCAGGCCGCGGGGATCATCGACTTCTCCGGGATCAACGAGCGGGGCGACTTCGCCAGCCTGCCGATGCGCACCTACTCCTCCGGCATGGCGGCCCGGCTGCGGTTCTCCATCGCCGCCGCCAAGAAGCACGACGTGCTGCTCATCGACGAGGCGCTCGCCACCGGCGACAAGGGCTTCCGCAAGCGCAGCGAGCAGCGGGTGCGGGAGTTGCGGGAGGGCGCCGGCACGGTGTTCCTGGTCAGCCACCAGCTCTCCTCGGTACGAGACACCTGTGAACGGACCATCTGGCTGGAATCCGGCGTCCTGCGGATGGACGGGCCCACCAACGAGGTCATCCGGGCATACGAGGCGTACGCGAACAGCAAGTAG
- a CDS encoding bifunctional cytidylyltransferase/SDR family oxidoreductase — MTQDQTTGPDATPETPAPWRPSRTVAVVLAGGTGTRLGLGIPKQLLKIAGKPIIEHTLAVFEAAPEIDEIIVLMATGHVEDARQIVEKAGLRKVTKVIEGGDTRNATTRIALDAVGPADCNILFHDAVRPLLSGRIVRECVNALWTYAAVDVAIPSADTIIQVDENDCITDIPVRSRLRRGQTPQAFRSPTIREAYRIAEGDPDFAATDDCGVVLRYLPGTPIKVIDGSDENIKVTHPVDVHLADKLFQLAAAQAPRLTDHRSYTEELTGRTIVVFGGSYGIGHELTELARRLGAQVFPFSRSTTGTHVERTEDVEAALKTAFEATGRIDHVVVTAGILEKGALAEMDEETMDRLLQVNFVGPVTIARQSLPYLQQTKGQLLLYTSSSYTRGRARYALYSATKAALVNLTQALADEWADVGVRVNCINPERTATPMRTRAFGEEPEHTLLAAEAVAQSSLDVLISDLTGQVIDVRRAPGDGPSTTVPAQAPPSRVGAPAGAASAS, encoded by the coding sequence ATGACGCAGGACCAGACCACTGGCCCGGACGCCACACCGGAGACCCCGGCACCGTGGCGGCCCTCGCGGACGGTGGCCGTGGTGCTGGCCGGCGGCACCGGGACCCGACTGGGCCTCGGCATCCCGAAGCAGCTGCTGAAGATCGCCGGTAAGCCGATCATCGAGCACACCCTGGCCGTCTTCGAGGCCGCACCGGAGATCGACGAGATCATCGTGCTGATGGCCACCGGGCACGTCGAGGACGCCCGGCAGATCGTCGAGAAGGCCGGCCTGCGCAAGGTCACCAAGGTGATCGAGGGCGGCGACACCCGTAACGCGACCACCCGGATCGCGCTGGACGCGGTCGGCCCGGCGGACTGCAACATCCTCTTCCACGACGCGGTGCGTCCGCTGCTCAGCGGCCGGATCGTGCGCGAGTGCGTCAACGCTCTCTGGACCTACGCCGCCGTGGACGTGGCCATCCCGTCCGCCGACACGATCATCCAGGTGGACGAGAACGACTGCATCACCGACATCCCGGTTCGCTCCCGGCTGCGCCGCGGGCAGACCCCGCAGGCGTTCCGCTCCCCCACCATCCGCGAGGCGTACCGGATCGCCGAGGGCGACCCGGACTTCGCCGCCACCGACGACTGCGGCGTGGTGCTGCGCTACCTGCCGGGCACCCCGATCAAGGTGATCGACGGCTCGGACGAGAACATCAAGGTCACCCACCCGGTCGACGTGCACCTGGCGGACAAACTCTTCCAGCTCGCCGCCGCGCAGGCCCCCCGGCTGACCGACCACCGCAGCTACACCGAGGAGCTGACCGGCCGCACCATCGTGGTGTTCGGCGGCAGCTACGGCATCGGCCACGAGCTGACCGAGCTGGCCCGGCGCCTCGGCGCCCAGGTCTTCCCGTTCAGCCGCTCCACCACCGGCACCCACGTGGAGCGGACCGAGGACGTCGAGGCCGCGCTGAAGACCGCCTTCGAGGCCACCGGCCGGATCGACCACGTGGTGGTCACCGCCGGGATCCTGGAGAAGGGCGCCCTCGCCGAGATGGACGAGGAGACGATGGACCGGCTCCTCCAGGTCAACTTCGTCGGCCCGGTGACCATCGCCCGGCAGTCCCTGCCGTACCTCCAGCAGACCAAGGGCCAGCTGCTGCTCTACACCTCCAGCTCCTACACCCGGGGGCGGGCCCGTTACGCGCTCTACTCCGCCACCAAGGCCGCCCTGGTCAACCTCACGCAGGCGCTGGCCGACGAGTGGGCCGACGTCGGCGTACGGGTCAACTGCATCAACCCGGAGCGGACCGCCACCCCGATGCGGACGCGGGCCTTCGGCGAGGAGCCGGAGCACACCCTGCTCGCCGCGGAGGCCGTCGCCCAGTCCTCGCTGGACGTGCTGATCTCCGACCTGACCGGCCAGGTGATCGACGTACGCCGCGCGCCCGGCGACGGGCCCTCCACGACCGTGCCGGCCCAGGCCCCGCCGAGCCGGGTCGGTGCGCCGGCCGGTGCGGCCTCCGCGAGCTGA